TTCATCTTTTTAGTCTCAATGCGGAGCCCATCCTCCTCGATTGAGCCGGAAGGCAAGCTTTTTACGGTAAGCAGGTAGTGCTTTGGCGCAAGCCACGGATAGACCGCTTTTAGGCCCCGGAAAAATTTATGCATCCCCTGCCCTCCGATCAGGGAGAGGGGTTTTTCCCTGGCAGTGAGGCCGTAATTGCAGGCGAAAAGGAAGGTGGAGAGATCTGCCGTATGGTCGACATGAAAATGGGTAATGATCAGGATATCGATGTCATCGACGACGTACCCGAATTCAAGGAGCCTGCGTACCACGGCAGGGCCGGCGTCTATCAGGATTGTCTTTCCCGCCCCATGAACGACGTACGAGGAGGAACCTCTTTTGAGGGAAGGAATGGAGGTCCCCGTGCCGAGTATCTTAATCCTCATCCCGTCTTCCCTTCCGTCGCGCACGCTTATGGTCTCGCGCAACCCATTCCGGCTCCGCCTCTTATCTGCCGTTTCTCTCCAGGTACCAGTCTATTGTCTCCGCTAAACCGCTTTTCAGGTTATAGGACGGGGTCCAGCCGAGTCCTGCTTTTGCCTTCCCCGCATTCAGAATGTTCGCCCTTATATCTCCGGGCCTGGCCACATCCCTCAGCGGCTCGTCAAATCCCGATGGGGCAGTATGCCCCTTGCCTCTCAGGACCTCCATTATCGCAGTGTAAAGCTCGAGGGTATGGGTGCCCGTTCCCGTGCCTATATTGAAAATACCGGAGCCCTCCGTTGCCGCGGCCAAAAGACTGGCCCGCGCAATATCCTTGACGTAACAGTAATCACGCACCATGCCTCGACTTTCTTCCGGAAAATGATTTAATGTCGGGTGCACTCCGGTCAGAAGCTGTTCAGTGAAGATGGCGACCACCCCCGCTTCTCCATGAGGGATCTGGCGCGGTCCGAATACGTTGCTATACCTCAGGACCGTATAGGGGAGACCGTGCTGATGGAGGAAAAAATTTATATATTTCTCACTTGCAAATTTCGCGATCGCATAGGGCGAAACCGGCTCGGGACAGTATTCCTCATCCGTCGGTATTCGGTCTGCCTCTCCATATATGGCGCCTCCCGTGGATGCGAAAATGAATCTCCCGACACCGTACATCCTTGAGAGTTGGAGCAGCCGCACGGTTCCTTTGATGTTAACTTCCGCATCAAAAAGCGGCTCTTTCACCGATTGGGGCACGGAGATCTGCGCCGCGTGATGGTCCACGATGTCCGGCCTCTCTTCACGAAATACCTCTTCGATCGCATCATCGCAGATGTCACGGACATAGAGCTTCGCCTTCCCGTTCAGATTCTCAATCTTTCCTGAGGATAGATTGTCTATCACCACTACATCATGACCCTCGCGGACAAAGGCGTCCACCACATGGGAGCCGATGAATCCGCATCCGCCGCTCACGAGCACTTTCATTCTTTTCCTCCCTTACAAAACCTGTTGCTTTTATACCACAGCTGCAAGTCGTGGGCCTACAAAAAAATAGGAGGGCCAATGGGAGGCTTATTTTTTGGTATTGACAAGGCTAGTATTATATCATATATCAAATCAGCGGCGGTGTAGCTCAGATGGTTAGAGCATGCGGCTCATATCCGCAGTGTCCGGGGTTCAATTCCCTGCACCGCCATTTTTTATTCTTCACGGGAGGTAGGGCATGACCAAATCCGAGCTTATCGCGAACGTGGCAGACAGTTCAGGAATAAAGAAGTCCGTTGCGGAGAAAGTCTTGAATGCCTTTCTCGACAACATCACCGAAGCCCTCAAGACAAAGGACGGCAAGATCACATTGACCGGTTTCGGCACCTTTTCAGTCGTGGAAAGGGCGGCACGGATAGGGAGAAACCCGAGAACGGGAAAGGAGATCAAGATACCGGCATGCAAAATCCCGAAATTCAAACCAGGAAACAAACTGAAAGACGCGATATAGCCGTACAAGCTCCACAATACAGGAGAAGAGCGGGCTCTTTCCTCTTTGTCGTGCTCATGGCGTGCATCATTATTGCTGCCGGAACGTCCTCGTGGGCGCAACGGGCGGATAAGAAGCCGAAGAAGCCGGTAGCGCAGAAGGAATCGGCGATAAACGACGCGACCGTCCAGGATTATCTTAAGAAAACAGAAGAGCAGATGAAAAAAGGGGAGTTCGAGGGTTCTCTTCCTACACTTATCAGGATCAACGACTATTCGGAAGATGTTCTCAAGACGGTGAAGCTTTTCCGCACCCATTATGAAAAGGTCATCAGCGACTCCTCCGTCTCTCAAGGCGAGCGGGAAGACCTTGTCATCAAATTGAACAGGATGAATCAGCTTATACCGAAATATACTTCTATCCGGGAGATGTCTTCCTACGATCTCGGCTACATGTATGCAAAAAAAGGCGATTCGGACCGGGCAAGAAAATACCTCCTCAAGGTGTTTGAAACTACCCCCTTTTCCACAAAATCGGATTCTCCATGGATGAAATCCAAAAAGCTCCTTCTGGCGCTTTACGGTCTGGAAGGCGAATTCTAGAAGATTGGATACAATCCGGGGAATTGCGGAAACTGCAATCGATTCACTCGGAATAGCCCCCTCCATCCGAAGCATATTTGTCGAAAAAACGGATTCACCCTGGAATGAAAAAGCCTTTATCAAAAGAAAAGGCTCTTCTCTCGACGTCAAGATTACCATCTGGAGCGACGACTCTTTTCTTTTCGGCCGCATATTCCGTCTCTTTATCTACATAAGCGATGTCCTCGACCCCCTGTTCCAATACAATCCGAAAATTACCCCCCTTGAGGATAAAGAGCCGGGGATCACGGCACGGTATAACCAGATATGGAGCCTCTATGTGGACAGCCGCATGGAAAGAAAAGGGATAGAGAGCTTTTTCGATAAGCTCACGCGAAGGAACCTCTTCATCGATATGGAAAAGGAGATCCCATGGGAGGAAGGGGATGCATTGTTTCACCGGTTATGGCTCAAATCCTCCTTCTCCTATCCTGAGATCATTTACCTGAGTCGCAATCTTGGAAGTCTCCTGCCGGATGGGACATCGTCCGCTCGTGAGGCGCGGGAGGTAAGGATCGCCGCTTCCATAAAGTCTCCCCATGTCCGGGACCATATCGAGAGGATAGAGCAGGCATCCTACAGGGAGATGGTGAACGAAATCCTGAGCTTCACCGCATATTACTGCAAGGACTGCTACATTACCGCATCCTATTACGGCATCTATTTCCTTTTTCAGAGAAGGGTCTTCGTGGAATTGGTCCCCGCCGCCGACGACCTCCTGTACCTTACCTTGCTCAACCCCTCCAACGAAACCTTTGAGACGGAAACGCTCACCCATCCCAAAGAGCTGGAACTCGTACAGGGCAGGATAAAAAAGGTCTACGACTCTATTGCGGCCCAGTCCCGGGATCAATAGAGGGGAAGGCCTAAAAGAAGAGAAATACCTCTTTCTCGTATCGCGTCATCTGATGCAGGATTAAGGTTTCGAGACCGGGAACATTGATATTTCCCGATTGGAGCATATTCTTCACCTCGTCATACGTTGAATCGGGATAGGAGTGGCGGTAAAATTTCACATATTCACCGAGGGCAGCCATGCCTTCCTCCCTGCGGCCTTGCCTGAAGGCGATGAGGGATTGAAACCCCTTGATAATTACATACGATTGGGTCTGCTCCCTCGGGTCGAGCCTCTCGGCCTCCGCCAGATAGCCACGCGCAGCCGCAAGATCGCCAAGCTGATATGCCGCATGTCCGGCCAGGGCAAACGAGATCGGCTGGTCCGGCTGCCCCCCGGCCGCTTTCAGGAACTGATCGAGGGCGGTTCGGTACTCCTCTTTCTCGAGTGCCTTCGATCCGTAGAAGAGCCCATCCCGATAGGCCTTGAAACCGGGATCGGATGCACACGAAAAAAGGAGGACGATAAAGACCCCCGCACATGCTCCGATACATAATTTCCTCATTTTCA
This genomic interval from Syntrophorhabdaceae bacterium contains the following:
- a CDS encoding ribonuclease Z — encoded protein: MRIKILGTGTSIPSLKRGSSSYVVHGAGKTILIDAGPAVVRRLLEFGYVVDDIDILIITHFHVDHTADLSTFLFACNYGLTAREKPLSLIGGQGMHKFFRGLKAVYPWLAPKHYLLTVKSLPSGSIEEDGLRIETKKMNHNRESIGVTLIVDGTRCVITGDTDYSSNLVSLARDAKLLIAECAFPEKKVKGHMNLETLKRVVGEAKPQRVILTHLYPDWDDFRGILHAPLLLGEDGLEIRL
- a CDS encoding NAD-dependent epimerase/dehydratase family protein; this encodes MKVLVSGGCGFIGSHVVDAFVREGHDVVVIDNLSSGKIENLNGKAKLYVRDICDDAIEEVFREERPDIVDHHAAQISVPQSVKEPLFDAEVNIKGTVRLLQLSRMYGVGRFIFASTGGAIYGEADRIPTDEEYCPEPVSPYAIAKFASEKYINFFLHQHGLPYTVLRYSNVFGPRQIPHGEAGVVAIFTEQLLTGVHPTLNHFPEESRGMVRDYCYVKDIARASLLAAATEGSGIFNIGTGTGTHTLELYTAIMEVLRGKGHTAPSGFDEPLRDVARPGDIRANILNAGKAKAGLGWTPSYNLKSGLAETIDWYLERNGR
- a CDS encoding HU family DNA-binding protein, whose protein sequence is MTKSELIANVADSSGIKKSVAEKVLNAFLDNITEALKTKDGKITLTGFGTFSVVERAARIGRNPRTGKEIKIPACKIPKFKPGNKLKDAI